A single window of Gossypium hirsutum isolate 1008001.06 chromosome A10, Gossypium_hirsutum_v2.1, whole genome shotgun sequence DNA harbors:
- the LOC121203473 gene encoding uncharacterized protein isoform X1, whose product MFDFGDELTIEGYRIPWLIWIQILVLFLLILLLYCFSSPFALDLSDGSSSASASLSSQSHLDKMPALHHTSTLVSARFQVGEEEQSIKGEIGPERSKGIIRGAEDSVEMEECGTKETGHQNCYHPCHYLSLAKLAFLKCLGLDSLSEPSSKSNEQTKPR is encoded by the exons atgtttgattttggagATGAACTAACCATCGAAGGCTACAGAATTCCATGGCTAATTTGGATCCAAATACTCGTACTCTTCCTTCTAATACTTCTTCTCTATTGCTTCAGCAGCCCCTTCGCTTTGGATCTCTCCGATGGCTCCTCCTCCGCTTCCGCTTCCCTTTCCTCCCAATCCCACTTGGATAAAATGCCTGCTCTTCATCATACTTCAACGCTTGTCTCCGCTCGTTTCCAG GTTGGAGAAGAAGAGCAGAGTATAAAGGGTGAAATAGGCCCAGAAAGAAGCAAAGGAATAATAAGAGGAGCAGAAGATAGTGTAGAAATGGAGGAATGTGGAACCAAAGAAACTGGACATCAAAATTGTTATCATCCATGTCACTATCTTAGCCTTGCTAAGCTTGCATTTCTCAAGTGTTTGGGTCTTGATTCCTTGTCTGAACCTAGTTCAAAATCTAATGAGCAAACAAAACCAAGATAG
- the LOC121203473 gene encoding uncharacterized protein isoform X2 — MAPPPLPLPFPPNPTWIKCLLFIILQRLSPLVSRWWQVGEEEQSIKGEIGPERSKGIIRGAEDSVEMEECGTKETGHQNCYHPCHYLSLAKLAFLKCLGLDSLSEPSSKSNEQTKPR, encoded by the exons ATGGCTCCTCCTCCGCTTCCGCTTCCCTTTCCTCCCAATCCCACTTGGATAAAATGCCTGCTCTTCATCATACTTCAACGCTTGTCTCCGCTCGTTTCCAG GTGGTGGCAGGTTGGAGAAGAAGAGCAGAGTATAAAGGGTGAAATAGGCCCAGAAAGAAGCAAAGGAATAATAAGAGGAGCAGAAGATAGTGTAGAAATGGAGGAATGTGGAACCAAAGAAACTGGACATCAAAATTGTTATCATCCATGTCACTATCTTAGCCTTGCTAAGCTTGCATTTCTCAAGTGTTTGGGTCTTGATTCCTTGTCTGAACCTAGTTCAAAATCTAATGAGCAAACAAAACCAAGATAG
- the LOC107915906 gene encoding protein MIZU-KUSSEI 1 → MADSKPNTGNGNSRDGSTAPPPNPSTPKASSSPQPFSLIQPSELQSKKQKRKVLRAFRSVFRAFPIITPACKFPTSPGLQTDSHISISGIRVTGTLFGYRKGKVSLSIQESPKCLPSLVIEFSLQTNALQKELSAGMVRIALECEKRCGKEQVKLFDEPLWTMFCNGKKTGHGVKREATAEDLHVMELLKAVSMGAGVLPGNSETEGVDGELAYIRAFFDRVVGSKDCETLYMLSPDGNTGPELCIFLVRM, encoded by the coding sequence ATGGCGGACTCTAAGCCTAACACCGGCAACGGCAACTCCAGGGACGGATCCACTGCCCCACCACCCAACCCTTCTACCCCCAAAGCTTCTTCATCTCCACAACCCTTCTCCCTTATCCAACCATCCGAATTACAGTCCAAGAAACAAAAACGCAAAGTCCTTCGAGCTTTCCGTTCAGTTTTCCGGGCTTTCCCCATCATCACTCCCGCATGCAAGTTCCCCACCAGCCCTGGTTTACAAACCGACTCTCACATCAGCATCTCGGGGATTCGAGTCACCGGAACTTTGTTCGGGTATCGTAAAGGCAAAGTTAGCCTTTCGATTCAAGAGAGCCCCAAGTGTCTCCCTTCTTTAGTCATTGAGTTTTCCTTGCAAACCAACGCGTTACAAAAGGAACTCAGCGCGGGCATGGTGAGAATCGCTTTAGAATGCGAAAAACGATGTGGGAAAGAGCAAGTTAAGCTATTCGATGAGCCTTTGTGGACGATGTTTTGCAACGGGAAAAAGACAGGCCACGGGGTTAAACGAGAGGCGACGGCGGAGGATTTGCACGTTATGGAGCTTCTCAAGGCGGTTTCAATGGGGGCTGGGGTTTTGCCGGGGAATTCTGAAACTGAGGGTGTTGATGGAGAGTTGGCCTATATTAGAGCCTTTTTCGATCGAGTCGTTGGCTCCAAGGATTGCGAGACCCTTTACATGTTGAGCCCCGATGGAAATACTGGTCCTGAGCTCTGTATATTTCTCGTCAGGATGTGA